In Bombus vancouverensis nearcticus chromosome 1, iyBomVanc1_principal, whole genome shotgun sequence, a single genomic region encodes these proteins:
- the LOC117159465 gene encoding polyisoprenoid diphosphate/phosphate phosphohydrolase PLPP6 isoform X2 has product MLNKILDRDVQLTRSVVKCVENLPLMRKLRMHYKMLEISCHAVPWITSILAFIWILNNKNLYQMQVNLLMALILDIIVIAILKAYIRRRRPAVNDDPFSLGPDKYSFPSGHASRSVLIFYFFKYLWPVSDICLLSISIWIFAVILSRLLMRRHYILDISAGIFLGYIEGMLVSILYLESETCSNLIYWITDEKLDGAEYDI; this is encoded by the exons atgttaaataaaatactAGACCGTGATGTCCAGTTAACAAGAAGTGTTGTTAAATGTGTAGAAAATTTGCCACTAATGAGAAAGTTAAGAATGCATTACAAGATGTTAGAG ATATCTTGCCACGCAGTACCCTGGATAACATCGATACTTGCATTTATTTGGattcttaataataaaaatttgtatcaaaTGCAAGTCAATTTGTTAATGG CTTTAATACTGGACATTATCGTTATTGCCATATTGAAAGCATatataagaagaagaagaccaGCAGTTAACGATGATCCTTTTTCACTAGGACCTGATAAGTATTCATTCCCATCGGGTCATGCTTCTCGGTCGgtacttattttttatttctttaaatatctaTGGCCCGTGTCTGATATTTGTCTCCTATCGATATCAATATGGATCTTTGCTGTAATTCTGTCTAGACTTTTAATGAGAAGGCATTATATTCTTGATATTTCTGCAGGAATTTTTCTAGGTTATATCGAAGGAATGCTTGTAAGCATTTTATATTTAGAATCTGAAACTTGTTCCAATTTAATATATTGGATAACCGATGAGAAACTAGATGGTGCAGaatatgatatttaa
- the LOC117159465 gene encoding polyisoprenoid diphosphate/phosphate phosphohydrolase PLPP6 isoform X1 produces the protein MEKHPKREIPSMLNKILDRDVQLTRSVVKCVENLPLMRKLRMHYKMLEISCHAVPWITSILAFIWILNNKNLYQMQVNLLMALILDIIVIAILKAYIRRRRPAVNDDPFSLGPDKYSFPSGHASRSVLIFYFFKYLWPVSDICLLSISIWIFAVILSRLLMRRHYILDISAGIFLGYIEGMLVSILYLESETCSNLIYWITDEKLDGAEYDI, from the exons ATGGAGaag CATCCTAAACGAGAAATTCCATCaatgttaaataaaatactAGACCGTGATGTCCAGTTAACAAGAAGTGTTGTTAAATGTGTAGAAAATTTGCCACTAATGAGAAAGTTAAGAATGCATTACAAGATGTTAGAG ATATCTTGCCACGCAGTACCCTGGATAACATCGATACTTGCATTTATTTGGattcttaataataaaaatttgtatcaaaTGCAAGTCAATTTGTTAATGG CTTTAATACTGGACATTATCGTTATTGCCATATTGAAAGCATatataagaagaagaagaccaGCAGTTAACGATGATCCTTTTTCACTAGGACCTGATAAGTATTCATTCCCATCGGGTCATGCTTCTCGGTCGgtacttattttttatttctttaaatatctaTGGCCCGTGTCTGATATTTGTCTCCTATCGATATCAATATGGATCTTTGCTGTAATTCTGTCTAGACTTTTAATGAGAAGGCATTATATTCTTGATATTTCTGCAGGAATTTTTCTAGGTTATATCGAAGGAATGCTTGTAAGCATTTTATATTTAGAATCTGAAACTTGTTCCAATTTAATATATTGGATAACCGATGAGAAACTAGATGGTGCAGaatatgatatttaa
- the LOC117159464 gene encoding uncharacterized protein LOC117159464, with protein MQKDQAETPKLKRLRRVQKSSTPESVKKNTVDHITNVRAGSSHHRATMAPSDFASQQSFPKKKIALDRTSISSMQSMADGTKIMDSECNDMELKLLYDQYLQKIMTEIILKKKTEEKEKLFLSQLATIAKEYDHNEEKLFKLKTRERDIINLTEIQNEIDSQILDVNNCTRGEENKLLEKILSQLHNLLKPLDILRCDNIVLPETPEEWEETKQALKSCSESLKSIVDLIGTKIESYQSVNEGIKQFVRTLNNIKDHQRRLEKELYELQALTLKSASLTLM; from the exons ATGCAGAAAGATCAGGCGGAAACACCAAAACTGAAACGACTTAGGAG ggTACAAAAGTCTTCTACACCAGAATCAGTAAAAAAGAATACAGTGGATCACATAACAAATGTTCGTGCAGGTAGTTCACACCATAGGGCAACAATGGCCCCATCTGATTTTGCTTCGCAACAGA GTTTCccaaaaaagaaaattgcattGGATCGTACCTCGATATCTTCTATGCAATCAATGGCAGATGGAACAAAAATAATGGATTCAGAATGCAACGACATGGAGTTGAAACTCCTTTACGATCAGTATTTACAAAAGATTATGACAGAAATAAttctaaaaaagaaaacagaagaaaaggagaaattgTTTTTATCTCAGCTGGCCACGATAGCCAAGGAATATGATCACAACGAagagaaattgtttaaattaaaaactagagaaagagatataataaatttaaccgAGATACAAAATGAAATTGATTCTCAAATTCTAGATGTGAATAATTGCACTA GAGGAGAAGAAAATAAACTATTAGAGAAAATTCTATCGCAGTTACATAATCTTCTAAAACCTCTGGATATACTTCGTTGTGATAATATAGTTCTTCCTGAGACACCCGAGGAGTGGGAAGAAACAAAACAAGCCTTGAAATCGTGTTCAGAGAGTTTAAAGTCTATCGTAGATTTAATTGGAACAAAAATTGAATCATATCAAAGCGTTAATGAGGGGATTAAGCAGTTTGTGCGtactttaaataatattaaagatCATCAAAGAAg ATTAGAAAAAGAACTTTACGAGTTGCAAGCTCTTACATTGAAATCTGCATCCTTGACCTTAATGTAG
- the LOC117159462 gene encoding uncharacterized protein LOC117159462 isoform X1, with protein sequence MEYGIWSFHAAGELWGDPRLARRHPILPSSATQLLPRAAFALSGLHRPDMVPLPLTSAGPPYGPMELVTKRDGERVAEENEEKEEKQDDDEGNADRADENDNQTSVPKENDDNEDAGDESDTGSTNSSHRSANNNLSTKLLDPMSYLTFDKDGTVTPVLNGWVLGAYTAMLGRLSAATAALEATEIPNIPSDSDSESEHSSYTEKSRGSSPNVSNAHRGYSCGSCDVVAPTRPALRKHIVDCHPPVPSAETGETKSCPSSGCDFTTNSRCEMETHVAAHVAQGMTPTGKKRTLALQRVRYRYEREEYRCSLCSYACTIEKAFQRHLRAHAKGTAPETRVSCAVCGADRSSEVDLSRHMRRHRDDRYFCCDICIFRTVQLKKLIQHRRMHTGEKPHLCPHCAYRSARRDNLRSHVRRVHKKENLYCDTFSPRGMLLTPTVIGRDSPLVQSPESSPSSNSESTN encoded by the exons ATGGAATATGGGATCTGGAGTTTTCACGCCGCGGGTGAACTTTGGGGTGACCCGCGTCTCGCCCGAAGGCACCCGATTCTACCATCAAGCGCGACACAGTTGCTGCCGAGGGCCGCGTTCGCCCTGAGCGGACTCCACCGACCGGACATGGTGCCGTTGCCGTTGACCTCTGCCGGGCCGCCCTACGGACCTATGGAATTGGTGACGAAAAGGGACGGTGAACGAGTCGCGGAGGAGAACGAGGAGAAGGAAGAGAAACAGGACGACGACGAAGGGAACGCCGATCGAGCCGACGAGAACGATAATCAG ACCAGCGTACCGAAAGAAAATGACGACAACGAAGACGCTGGAGACGAAAGCGACACCGGAAGTACGAACAGCTCGCATCGCTCGGCCAACAATAATTTATCCACGAAGCTGCTCGATCCCATGTCCTATCTGACTTTCGACAAG GATGGAACGGTTACACCGGTTCTTAATGGCTGGGTCCTCGGCGCTTATACCGCCATGCTTGGAAGACTCTCAGCAGCGACCGCGGCTCTCGAAGCTACGGAAATCCCCAACATTCCGTCTGACAGCGACTCCGAGAGCGAGCATTCGTCTTACACCGAGAA ATCTCGAGGTAGCAGTCCGAACGTAAGCAACGCGCATCGCGGTTATTCCTGTGGTTCCTGTGACGTGGTGGCACCAACGAGGCCAGCTCTGCGAAAGCATATCGTCGATTGTCATCCACCGGTACCCAGCGCGGAAACCGGAGAAACGAAAAGTTGTCCGTCCTCGGGCTGTGACTTCACCACGAACAGCAGATGTGAGATGGAGACTCATGTAGCTGCACACGTGGCACAGGGTATGACGCCCACAGGGAAGAAGCGTACACTGGCTTTGCAACGCGTCAGGTATAG ATATGAAAGGGAGGAGTATCGGTGCTCGTTATGCTCGTACGCGTGCACCATCGAGAAAGCGTTCCAGAGGCATTTGAGGGCACACGCGAAAGGCACGGCGCCGGAAACGAGGGTGAGCTGCGCTGTGTGCGGCGCGGACAGATCGTCGGAAGTAGATCTGAGCAGACACATGAGAAGGCATCGCGACGACCGATACTTTTGCTGCGACATTTGCATCTTTCGCACGGTACAGTTAAAAAAG CTCATCCAACACCGACGAATGCACACGGGCGAGAAGCCACACCTCTGTCCACACTGTGCGTACCGAAGTGCACGCCGTGACAATCTGCGTAGCCACGTTAGACGAGTGCACAAGAAGGAGAATTTATATTGCGACACGTTCAGTCCACGCGGTATGCTGTTGACACCCACTGTCATCGGAAGGGACAGTCCTCTGGTGCAGAGCCCGGAATCCTCGCCGTCGTCCAACTCGGAATCCACGAACTAG
- the LOC117159462 gene encoding uncharacterized protein LOC117159462 isoform X2, whose product MEYGIWSFHAAGELWGDPRLARRHPILPSSATQLLPRAAFALSGLHRPDMVPLPLTSAGPPYGPMELVTKRDGERVAEENEEKEEKQDDDEGNADRADENDNQTSVPKENDDNEDAGDESDTGSTNSSHRSANNNLSTKLLDPMSYLTFDKDGTVTPVLNGWVLGAYTAMLGRLSAATAALEATEIPNIPSDSDSESEHSSYTEKSRGSSPNVSNAHRGYSCGSCDVVAPTRPALRKHIVDCHPPVPSAETGETKSCPSSGCDFTTNSRCEMETHVAAHVAQGMTPTGKKRTLALQRVRYEREEYRCSLCSYACTIEKAFQRHLRAHAKGTAPETRVSCAVCGADRSSEVDLSRHMRRHRDDRYFCCDICIFRTVQLKKLIQHRRMHTGEKPHLCPHCAYRSARRDNLRSHVRRVHKKENLYCDTFSPRGMLLTPTVIGRDSPLVQSPESSPSSNSESTN is encoded by the exons ATGGAATATGGGATCTGGAGTTTTCACGCCGCGGGTGAACTTTGGGGTGACCCGCGTCTCGCCCGAAGGCACCCGATTCTACCATCAAGCGCGACACAGTTGCTGCCGAGGGCCGCGTTCGCCCTGAGCGGACTCCACCGACCGGACATGGTGCCGTTGCCGTTGACCTCTGCCGGGCCGCCCTACGGACCTATGGAATTGGTGACGAAAAGGGACGGTGAACGAGTCGCGGAGGAGAACGAGGAGAAGGAAGAGAAACAGGACGACGACGAAGGGAACGCCGATCGAGCCGACGAGAACGATAATCAG ACCAGCGTACCGAAAGAAAATGACGACAACGAAGACGCTGGAGACGAAAGCGACACCGGAAGTACGAACAGCTCGCATCGCTCGGCCAACAATAATTTATCCACGAAGCTGCTCGATCCCATGTCCTATCTGACTTTCGACAAG GATGGAACGGTTACACCGGTTCTTAATGGCTGGGTCCTCGGCGCTTATACCGCCATGCTTGGAAGACTCTCAGCAGCGACCGCGGCTCTCGAAGCTACGGAAATCCCCAACATTCCGTCTGACAGCGACTCCGAGAGCGAGCATTCGTCTTACACCGAGAA ATCTCGAGGTAGCAGTCCGAACGTAAGCAACGCGCATCGCGGTTATTCCTGTGGTTCCTGTGACGTGGTGGCACCAACGAGGCCAGCTCTGCGAAAGCATATCGTCGATTGTCATCCACCGGTACCCAGCGCGGAAACCGGAGAAACGAAAAGTTGTCCGTCCTCGGGCTGTGACTTCACCACGAACAGCAGATGTGAGATGGAGACTCATGTAGCTGCACACGTGGCACAGGGTATGACGCCCACAGGGAAGAAGCGTACACTGGCTTTGCAACGCGTCAG ATATGAAAGGGAGGAGTATCGGTGCTCGTTATGCTCGTACGCGTGCACCATCGAGAAAGCGTTCCAGAGGCATTTGAGGGCACACGCGAAAGGCACGGCGCCGGAAACGAGGGTGAGCTGCGCTGTGTGCGGCGCGGACAGATCGTCGGAAGTAGATCTGAGCAGACACATGAGAAGGCATCGCGACGACCGATACTTTTGCTGCGACATTTGCATCTTTCGCACGGTACAGTTAAAAAAG CTCATCCAACACCGACGAATGCACACGGGCGAGAAGCCACACCTCTGTCCACACTGTGCGTACCGAAGTGCACGCCGTGACAATCTGCGTAGCCACGTTAGACGAGTGCACAAGAAGGAGAATTTATATTGCGACACGTTCAGTCCACGCGGTATGCTGTTGACACCCACTGTCATCGGAAGGGACAGTCCTCTGGTGCAGAGCCCGGAATCCTCGCCGTCGTCCAACTCGGAATCCACGAACTAG